ACAAACCCATAGGTGAGCTCATGTGAAACATAGATGTAATGTGTTGTTATCCAAATTACAAGTAGTTGTTTGTTTCTGTGACATTTCAATGTGTTCTTGTAGGAACGTGGCTGCTTTATCTTCCTTGTACGTGGAGTATTGGGTTGGCGGCCGACCCAGGATGCCTTCCTGATCTGCGCATGCTTGCGCTCTTCGGTGTGGGAGCTTTACTTATGAGAGGAGCAGGATGCACAATCAATGACATGTGGGACAAAGACTTTGACGTGAAGGTAAGAGTACATATGTAGAAGAAGATGGATTGTTTCCTCATCATGTTATTCTCTTAGTCCTCCCAGAAAGTCAACTTGtgcttttttttatcactttaatcCGGCTGAATCTTTAAAAAGTGGGTCGAATGAAAGTGTACAGTTAGACGGTTAGCAAGGTTCAGGACAAAAAAAGGCACTTGGGATGGATATGTTCTTGGCTGCTGGAATCTGATGTTGGGATATGGCATATTTGTGATAGGTGTCAAGGACAGCCACTCGGCCCATTGCATCAGGGGAGATCACACAGTTTCAGGCCCTGGTTTTCCTTGGAGGCCAGCTGAGTTTAGCACTGGGGGTTCTGCTCTGCCTCAATTACTACAGGTGCTttctattttacagtattttcacaCAATATGTTGGTCACGCATAAGTTTAAGGACCAATTCTTACAGTTAACTTATTATTTACAACTGATACCTCAAAAACTCTTAATTTGAGTAAGGTAAACATTAAGTTTAGGAATAAGGTAtaagatctaaaatatggtcacgcagactaaggcattaatatgtgctttatatatactaataaacagccaatatgataGTAATATGTATGTAATAAGCAGCTACTTtgtagtgagaattggtccctaaactaaagtgttaacaGTATTTTGCAAATATTTGGGACTGGAGTAGTATTTGAACTTTCAGGTTGATATTATATTAAAGTGCACctattttgctatttttaaagTTCCTAATATTGCTTTTGGAATCTcctacaacaggtttacatgcatgcaagttcAAACAACCCTTTCGTTTTATCGAAAATGCATCACCTCATTTTCCAACGATTCATTCGAAGCAGTTCTCTCTAAATCCCTCCTTTACGTGAGCCTGATCTGCTAAGATTGGTCAGAAgtcccagtctgttgtgattggagtggagccagctggtccaaataaatGGTTCCAGTGTTAAACTCCCCAAAATTAGAGAAGCAATTGTCAGTAAAATTACGTGTTTGAGGGCAGGGTCAAATTGTTTGCAGACAGCCAACAAAGAATATAGGCGGGTATTATGCAATATGCAGACTCGTTTAGTCTTTTCTGACTCGATTCTTTCTTTTTGGATAACTTTATTGTGCACTTTGGGTTTAACAACTTTGCAGATCATTCACCTACagctacacactgcatgaaaggccaTATTGAAAAttgcataataggggcactttaatgtttattttgttgctATATCTTTAGTCTTTAGTATATCTCAAGTCTTTAGATAAAGATTAAGAGACGATTGCAATTTCCGTTTCATGCCGTCTTTAATTTTTCTAACTGATAAACTGTGTTCCTCTAGCATTGCTCTTGGAGCCGCTTCTTTGTCGCTGGTGGTCACATACCCTCTCATGAAGAGAATCACATACTGGCCACAGTTTGTTTTAGGTGTGTTACTATTAATGTACTAAATATTTCTATACCAATTTCTCAAACCCTTCCAAAACAATGTTGAAAGTGTTTCTGTTAATTTTTCTCTCTGTAGGTCTCACTTTTAATTGGGGTGCTCTTCTGGGTTGGTCTGCTGTGAAGGGATCATGTGATTGGTCGGTGTGTTTACCTCTCTATGTATCTGGTGTCATGTGGACATTGATTTATGACACAATCTATGCCCATCAGGTACAGTATCTGATTAGTTAATATCAAACCAAACATTATTGTTTGCATAGTGTATATTTGGTGatccatttttttcttctcaagtaGGACAAAGATGATGATTTAAAAGTGGGTGTGAAGTCCACAGCTCTGAGGTTTCAGGAGAACACCAAACTGTGGCTGAGTGGCTTCACTGGGGCGATGCTGTCAGGGCTGGTTCTAGCAGGAGCTAATGCTGACCAGACTTTGCCCTACTATTGTGCAGTGTCTGCAGTGGCCATTCATCTAGCACATCAGGTGAGCAAGATAAACTGTACTTGATAGTTGTAGCCTGCCTTGGGTTACAAGAAAACAAATTAAGCTTTTTGAAGAAAAAACGTTGGCTTATCAGTGGGTTTAAAGGGTTTTATTATGCTATTTTActaagtcttgattttgtttttgggggtatactagaacaggctctcatacacattattttttaacatattCTACATTATTACGatacctctctccccagtctggcatgaatgGCTCAAACAGtccctgtatcaaatgaaggcctgCCTTCTGGAATACaagatgtgctctgattggttggctgggccagtgtgtgttatGATTGACAGCACTCGGCACCTGGTCGGGAAATGTGCTAATTTTACACATTATGACTACTTTGAGggggattattatttttttaaactttaaattatattaagccttaaagttgtACATGATTAAAGGCATGACCACCAGTGTGACAGATGGATTGCcgctgtttttatacagtctatggtcaaaaCCAAATCAATTTGAGTGGATGTTTGTAACCACTCTAAGCTCGTCTGTGTTGGGAACACTAGCGCGTCTCCTACATAGCGATAACACTCGTTGTCTTCTCTAGTGCTGCTCAACCAGGTCTTGTGCCATTCGTCAATCTTTGTGATATTACAAACCCCGGAAAATGAGTTTTATTCCAACCAtgagtttttgaaaagtgatttctgttaaataaaaggtctccttttgaattggactttgatCTTTTTAACTTTGCagatttttttatgctcaaacagcaacattacagactaaagttgaaaaaagtataatagcacccctttaattaaaattaaatgattacaCACCAGATTAATTGCATATCAATATTTgatggaaaataatgaatttataaaataaatggttaCTTTGACAATCATTTATTCTGTGTGCCACAGATCTACGCCGTGGACATCAACAGACCTGAGGACTGCTGGAAAAAGTTTGCTTCAAACCGAAACCTTGGACTGCTTTTATTTTTAGGAATCGTGACTGGAAACTTATGGAAAATGAGAAATGACCATCAGTGTGAAACATAACTTAACTCCAATAGTACCATTGATGGAAACATGTTAACcagtaaatattcttaaaatatttattgaattgttACGAACAGGCTCGATTTCTTAAATAATAAGAAAACTTACAtctataaaattaatgttaacaTTGAGAACATTGCCAGTAAGTTATGCCcacaaactgacaaaaaaaaaaaagaaaaaaacttttatacagtaaataaaaatataaaaccaacAACAAGGCCAATTACAGTATCTGAATCAGATTTGGATCATTTTAGTAGAGTAACAGAGGAGTAGAGGCCAGCTATTTGTGCATTGTATGCAAAAGGAAATATGAAGCACCATGTACATTACGAAGAGACCGTAATCACAGGGAAGAATAAATGATCATATTTGATGGGAATGGTTCATTTGGATGAAGAAGCATTTCATTGAGTAATGAGGTCATGACGAAGCCCTTTCTTCATATGGCGACTCGTAGACGTCCATGGGTGGACATGTGCAGACGAGATGTTGGTCTCCGTAGATGTCATCGATCCTTGAAATTGTGGGCCAGAACTTGGTCTCAGGTCTCACGAAAGGCTGAAATAACAGGGTTgagtgaataaaaacatttactttacgcaaggtttatatatttttatattgatgcAAGACACACACCATGGGGAAAGCAGCATACTCTCTGGAGTAAGGTCTGTCCCATGTGGTGGAGGTAATACAGGCCAGTGAGTGAGGAGCCATCTTTGGAAAACATCAAAGGACAAGTTAGAGGAACTACAGAAAGATCCAGATTCAATAAAAGTTCAGTCCTAGAATCAATGTGATTACTGCATAAACTCAAAAAGCAATTACTGAAAGTCTATAGGGTTTAAATGCAGAAATGAGAAgcttgtgtttttaataaaagtgCTTCTATTAATTCTTCTGGgcataaaatatgacaaggaATACAAATAGTTCTATGCTCCATAGACTTCCAGCATGTGTGCATTACTATACATGTGATTAAAGCTGCACCGATGCTGCAGATAAGGAATGTTCCGGGTTCAAGTAAAGTTAGTTAAGCTTTAAAACGCTCACCTTGAGAGGATTAACCCTGGAGTCCATCCGGCCCTCTTCGATGTCTGCAATTTCCTGCCGGATGGCCAGCAGCGAGTCACAGAAGCGGTCGAGCTCGGCCTTGTCCTCAGACTCGGTGGGTTCGATCATCAGAGTACCAGCCACAGGCCATGACATGGTCGGTGCATGAAAGCCTGTCATAAAAGATGGTGGTGaatcaataaattaatcaaacatATTTAAAGCCAAACATTTACTTCATAGAGGTTTTTCCACTTACCATAATCTTGCAGTCTTTTAGCTACATCAACTGCTTCAATGTTTGCCGACTTTTTGAAAGGCCGCACATCCAGAATAAATTCATGAGCAATGAATcctgcaaatgcaaaataaatgtgagGTATTTCGATTAATTTaacatcaaaaaaataaactaaattcaaTAAAGCAAACCTTTAGAGCCCCTGAAAAGAATTTTGTAGTGGTTTTCCAGTCTTTTAGCCATGTAATTAGCGTTAAGGATGGCCACCTCTGTAGCATGAGCAAGACCCTTTGAACCCATCATCtgttaaatggaaaataaatcaaatattagaTGAATAAATTGGGGATGCATGATTTATTGGTACCttattagattatattattttctatagGTATTGGCTTTATAATGGATATTtcctaatttttacatttagatgacCTTTGCCTTAAACTAAACTCAGTTCACTCTAAATGAAAAACTTCTCATTAACTCACCCTTTATTGGTTTCAAATCTTTAGTAGTCCAAATCTTcccaaacacaaaatatattcttACGAATGtaaataaccaaacagttgacagtagccattaacttccatagggttttttttctccataatatggaagtcagtggcaacAATCAacaatatcatcttttgtgttgaACTCAACAACTTGTGTAGATTTTAACAACTTGAGGGTGATAAATGACAATTTGCATTGGATCTTTGGTCAACTAAGTTACTCTTTAAATCCAccaataattttacaaataaggTTTGCTCACTTGGCAAACCTCAAAATTAGGGGtcctccgatcacgatcggccgatcgttatgcgcatctcgtcagtaaagccggttctctaatcagctgttaattccatc
The sequence above is drawn from the Carassius auratus strain Wakin chromosome 5, ASM336829v1, whole genome shotgun sequence genome and encodes:
- the LOC113080767 gene encoding 4-hydroxybenzoate polyprenyltransferase, mitochondrial-like, producing the protein MMSCTRLLALLEPHALKRSLPQICAARLSGFRRQHGNIARAFCQPGSGFNKTDDHRQRIWPPSLAGHSCGRRFFSLTPAGIVNSAPASVQPYLRLMRLDKPIGTWLLYLPCTWSIGLAADPGCLPDLRMLALFGVGALLMRGAGCTINDMWDKDFDVKVSRTATRPIASGEITQFQALVFLGGQLSLALGVLLCLNYYSIALGAASLSLVVTYPLMKRITYWPQFVLGLTFNWGALLGWSAVKGSCDWSVCLPLYVSGVMWTLIYDTIYAHQDKDDDLKVGVKSTALRFQENTKLWLSGFTGAMLSGLVLAGANADQTLPYYCAVSAVAIHLAHQIYAVDINRPEDCWKKFASNRNLGLLLFLGIVTGNLWKMRNDHQCET